In Nicotiana tabacum cultivar K326 chromosome 19, ASM71507v2, whole genome shotgun sequence, one DNA window encodes the following:
- the LOC107827727 gene encoding uncharacterized protein LOC107827727, whose protein sequence is MKKFILNLEVHDVRDKRKALKTVSALPGIDEISIDMKGKKLTIIGTVDPVSVVSKLRKFWPAHIISVGPAKEPEKKEEPKKEEGKKEEAKKEGEGKKEGAPTEEGKKEEPKKEEEGKKDENKKDEPKKEEEKKAEAQPQPMPMPIPFPQQQYHPAVVGMVPPYRPYYPPPHMQAMPYRPYYPPPAQTYYQVHHSMEENPNACVIC, encoded by the exons ATGAAG aaatttatcttgaatttggaggtgCACGATGTCAGAGACAAACGCAAGGCCTTGAAGACGGTCTCTGCTCTTCCAG GAATTGATGAGATCTCAATAGATATGAAAGGTAAGAAATTAACCATTATTGGGACAGTTGATCCAGTGAGTGTAGTAAGCAAATTGAGGAAGTTTTGGCCAGCACACATAATCTCAGTAGGACCAGCAAAAGAGCCAGAGAAGAAAGAGGAACCAAAGAAAGAAGAAGGGAAGAAAGAAGAGGCTAAGAAGGAGGGCGAGGGCAAGAAAGAAGGCGCTCCAACGGAGGAAGGAAAGAAAGAGGAGcctaaaaaggaagaagaaggtaAGAAGGACGAAAATAAGAAAGACGAGCCcaaaaaggaagaagagaagaaggCAGAAGCACAACCACAGCCAATGCCAATGCCAATTCCATTCCCACAACAACAATATCATCCAGCTGTGGTTGGAATGGTACCGCCTTATCGACCATATTATCCTCCTCCTCATATGCAGGCCATGCCCTACAGGCCATATTATCCTCCTCCCGCGCAAACATATTACCAGGTTCACCACAGCATGGAAGAGAATCCTAATGCATGTGTTATCTGTTAA
- the LOC107827725 gene encoding uncharacterized protein LOC107827725 — MGSVRDSTNFNSFGTSSTVEPSHPLYMYPSDSSGKILVTESFNGMGYGGWRRSILLGLSCKNKLGIINGTVVKPNENSPLFEPWCQCNDMVTAWILNSLETEIRESIRKDLASISQGSSSITYYFNRIKKLWDELAYSISYPECTCGCKEAFQKLEDEQKVHQFLMGLNEAYSGVRRNILIMKPMPDIDSVYAMLIEDESQVEVQPATPSFSSDSSSFSTGVQKPYTSRVNFDASNKVNFDASGKGNSNMVCSYCKKLVHLIDKYYKLHGYPPSSSSKFKRTTAYAHVSDPSRANAPDNHVTEGSKVVPLDIGGNILSKEQYEQMVSLLQLTKQSSTLQDLSAASVNFAGLISSVDFSNYISHACNFSKVYDSLWIIDSGATNHKIPHKSLLTNITPLPLPYLVTLPNGYKVKVTCTRSLSLSVTISLPHVLPGPFMKKTLVLGKLQKGLYILQFNAFCDSGSSTLFSVNTITASVNNLNKSSFTSCSSVSAPSDIVLPGFDVSVVSTLSVDHMWHLRLGHVPFTKMKHIPCLSNLWGPYHTQTYNGFRYLLTIVDDVTRATWSHLLSSKANAFTILKSFIHIVHTKFGSPVKTVRSDNAFELGSSSEAPYRDKFKSRTVPVVFIGYSTSKKAYKFLNLSTSAIFHLRDVVFYEHIFPYSNSSATQLFPPSAPSSPTTSPFSVSSSSSSPPSSAPISYVPSFIPPSSPTTSAPPIRRSGRPTQTPAYLSNYVCTNVSDSKAIPYSSSESCRLEPQFYHQAASNPAWQEAMMKEFQALEANNTWSIVPLPSGKKAIPCK; from the exons ATGGGATCTGTTAGGGATTCTACTAATTTCAACTCTTTCGGCACCTCTTCTACTGTCGAACCGTCTCATCCCTTATATATGTACCCTTCTGACTCCTCTGGCAAAATATTGGTGACTGAATCCTTTAATGGCATGGGTTATGGAGGTTGGAGGAGGAGTATATTATTAGGTTTATCCTGCAAAAATAAATTAGGAATTATTAATGGGACGGTCGTTAAACCAAATGAAAACTCTCCTCTGTTTGAACCATGGTGTCAATGTAATGATATGGTGACTGCTTGGATATTAAACAGTTTAGAGACGGAAATTAGGGAAAGT ATCAGAAAAGACCTTGCTTCTATCTCCCAAGGTTCTTCAAGCATTACTTATTATTTTAATCGCATTAAGAAGCTTTGGGATGAGCTAGCATATTCCATCTCATACCCAGAATGCACATGTGGATGTAAGGAGGCATTTCAGAAGTTGGAGGATGAACAAAAGGTGCATCAATTTCTTATGGGTTTGAATGAGGCTTATTCTGGTGTTCGGAGGAATATCTTAATCATGAAGCCGATGCCTGACATTGATAGTGTCTATGCTATGTTAATTGAGGATGAGAGTCAGGTAGAGGTTCAGCCTGCTACTCCAAGTTTCAGTTCTGACTCATCCTCCTTCTCCACCGGGGTTCAAAAACCCTATACTTCCCGGGTGAATTTTGATGCTTCTAATAAGGTGAATTTTGATGCTTCCGGAAAAGGGAATTCTAATATGGTGTGCAGCTATTGTAAGAAGCTCGTGCATTTGATTGATAAATATTACAAATTACATGGATATCCCCCTAGTTCTAGCTCTAAATTCAAAAGAACAACAGCTTATGCTCATGTCTCAGATCCATCTCGAGCAAATGCGCCTGACAATCATGTTACTGAAGGATCTAAGGTTGTTCCACTCGATATTGGGGGAAATATTTTGTCAAAAGAGCAATATGAACAAATGGTTTCTTTGCTTCAACTAACCAAGCAATCTTCCACTCTTCAGGACCTTAGTGCCGCCTCTGTCAATTTTGCAGGTTTGATAAGTAGTGTTGATTTTAGTAATTATATATCTCATGCTTGCAATTTCTCTAAAGTATATGATAGTTTGTGGATCATTGACTCTGGTGCTACTAATCATAAGATACCTCATAAATCTTTACTTACTAATATCACACCTCTACCTTTGCCTTACCTTGTAACTCTCCCAAATGGGTATAAGGTTAAGGTTACCTGTACTAGATCACTTTCTCTTTCTGTCACTATTTCTCTTCCTCATGTGTTACCG GGCCCTTTTATGAAGAAGACTCTGGTTCTTGGTAAACTTCAGAAGGGGCTATACATTCTTCAATTTAATGCTTTCTGTGATTCTGGTTCTTCTACTCTTTTCTCTGTAAATACTATAACTGCCAGTGTAAATAATTTGAATAAGAGCAGTTTTACTTCTTGTTCTTCTGTGTCTGCTCCTTCTGATATTGTTTTACCTGGTTTTGATGTTTCTGTTGTTTCTACATTGTCTGTTGACCATATGTGGCACTTGAGATTAGGCCATGTTCCTTTCACTAAAATGAAACATATTCCCTGTCTTTCTA ATTTATGGGGTCCCTATCATACTCAAACATACAATGGCTTTAGATATCTTCTGACTATTGTGGATGACGTTACCAGGGCTACATGGTCTCACCTTTTGTCTTCTAAGGCTAATGCCTTCACTATTTTGAAATCTTTCATTCATATAGTTCATACTAAGTTTGGTTCCCCTGTTAAAACTGTAAGATCAGATAATGCATTTGAGTTGGGTAGTAGTTCTGAAgct CCCTATAGGGACAAGTTCAAGTCTAGGACAGTTCCAGTTGTTTTTATTGGTTATAGTACTAGCAAGAAAGCTTATAAATTTCTGAACTTGTCCACTTCTGCTATTTTTCATTTAAGGGATGTAGTGTTTTATGAACATATTTTTCCTTACTCTAACTCCTCTGCTACTCAATTGTTCCCTCCTTCAGCTCCCTCCTCCCCTACTACTTCTCCTTTTTCtgtctcttcttcttcatcttctcctcCTTCTTCAGCTCCCATTAGTTATGTTCCATCTTTTATTCCTCCTAGCAGCCCTACTACTTCTGCTCCGCCTATCAGAAGATCTGGTAGACCAACTCAAACTCCGGCTTATCTAAGTAATTATGTATGCACCAATGTTTCTGATTCTAAGGCTATTCCTTATTCTTCCTCTGAGAGTTGCCGGCTTGAGCCTCAATTCTATCATCAGGCTGCTTCAAATCCTGCTTGGCAGGAGGCTATGATGAAGGAATTTCAAGCTTTAGAGGCAAATAATACTTGGTCTATTGTGCCTCTTCCTTCAGGAAAAAAAGCTATTCCTTGTAAATAG